GGGGTTTGTGCTGTTGTCTTTTTAAACTTTGCACAGGGAATCACCTGCAGCAACGACAAATTATaccaacacagaacaaaaataagATCATATATTCctgcacaaataaaacaaatgccaCCCTGTCTTACTACCATGCTTTATTACCGAATGCACCATTGGCTGTGTGGCCAATGTAATTTTGAGTCACTACATAAGTGCCTTTGCACAAACCCACTCGTCACGTAATACGGAGCCTGACTCACAATACAGCTTTTAGAAAAACCATAACTAAGCCAGGCTGATGAAATACGTACAAGTCACATACAAGCTCATTCCCCCATAAGGCTGGAAATAGCTCAAGTGTCTGAATTACCTATGAAGAGTAGACACTAGCTAACAAAGCTATCATTCATGCATTTACAAATATAACATCAAATGTCACTTTGTATAAATATagtgaagaaaaagaagggcTATGTTCCCAATTACCCAGCTGACTCTAAAGGAAAACTTTCAAAAGATACAAAACATCTTAATGAGAAATTTATGCATGTTAACTCAATTATGGGAGTAGGGAAGGAACATCAGACAACAAAGTCACACTTGCTGCAACTAGACTCTGCTGGAGACTCACAGCGACCTGTCACAACTCTTATGAAAGCGCATTCAGAACCACAGGTTCGGTGAGCAGAATAAACAGCCTCGTTAACAGCCAAGATCCGCTCAGGAATTCCCTGGCAATTTTCTCTTGGTGGGTTTAAAGTGCACACAGGACATTCGAGTATGCCTGTTCCCCTGTGGGGGGCGTTGATTTCTGAAGAAGGCCCTCGGCACCCACCTCTGAGGCCTATGAAGTGCTGTACAGGAGCCCAGTCGCTCCACTTGAGCTATTAAGAAGCCAAAGAAACAGACACTCCACAAATCTCCCCTTGGAGAGGGTCTCCAAAGAGACTGCCACAAAAGTGTGCGACAAGTCCAGCATTTTGCTCCAATTAATTCTCCATTAAGGTTACACACgttcaaacatttttcacagcTCTGGATGTGTATCTGTTGATGATGCACAGCTTGCAGCTCTGGTGGTGTTCAGTGTCAAAAATGCACTTTGCAAAGTGCTAATAGAAGATTAGAGGGATACTTCAGGGAAATTTACAAAGACCTTTCTACTTACCTCAAATGTAGTCAATCAGCCAAGACATGTTTTTTGTCCAAATTGTCCAAACGTTTTTAGTTTCTGCACTGCAGCTACCAGGCCAATACTGCCAGCAAGTAGTGAAACCTTTAGACCACCAATTAACATGatgcaaaatgcaaattattACTGATCTGAATAGtcttgcttatttctttattaactGCCTTATTTTTGCACAAATCCTTCTGGTCTGGTCCAATCCCACACCAGTAGGTTACGCTGAGCCCTTTTATAACGAGGATCTTCCCCAGGACTCTGCGCACACAGACTAAAATATTCATCCCCTGCATTTAGATTAACATATGGAGATACATATGGTGTGTTACACAAATACTGTAGACTTATATACATGTagttaaacaaataatatatacCTGCCTCTATTCTTTGCTTGGGGGTATGGCATAGTACGGGCTCATACAATAAAAAACTTTCTATAATTactatatatacaaacaaaaacaaatgtctaaTTACTATATTAGACAAAGAGCACTCACACAAGGCTGTTCATTAACAGACCAGGCTTAAACATCTCCTTTCGCAATGAGAAGATGTGCAGGACAAATTAAAGATGGCTAGGTCACGCTGTGCATTACTTTAGTCTGGATTTCGCATATCCAAAGGAGATGTCATCATTTGTTGGCAGtggaacaaaaacagcagaagcACCAAGCCAAACAGCCCTAGATATTCATATCCTACAGCGCATATGAGCCAAGGTGCTGAAGGCATGTGTATCATCCACAGAAATCTAGGTTTCTGAGAagcttcagatttttttttttatgagaacTTCATGTGCTAAAGAAGACACACAGCTTAAAGTGCACCACACTACATAAGAGCATAACATTTGAAACAAGTGTTACCCCTATGTTTTTTTATCAAACCCCACTTCAAGCTGGAACAATAACAGAAGCCAAGAGCAATCCAGATAAAACAGCTGACTTCAAAGAGTAGATCTGCTCAATGACTTCGGACTTTTTGGCTCAGTAAAAGCtgaaggaaaacagaagaaacaggaCAAGCACCAGCCTTACAGTGGTGTAGCCCTGCACAAGCTCATGCACAGACATTTAAAGGATCACTCCAAGAATGCTGTTTGATTTCAGAGTTACAGATGATGCTAATATTTTGCTGGGGAATTATGCCCCAGGGAAGACAGTAGGAGATAATGTTTTAGCCCCACCTGTAACTCTGGATCCAAGCATTTGACAAAAACTTCCTAAAACCCATTACTCAGTGCTCAGTAAAATATCTTGGGCTTTTACGGTTTAACACCAGAGAATTCCCTTACAAAAATACAACATAAtgtacagtaaaaacaaacttCATAGAACTCTTTGGACATGAATACAATGGCTCCCAAAAAcatcagtgtttttaaaaacaatgtaagTGTGCTTAATCTGTATCCCACCAACAAGATACACACCAGCCAAACCTGGTCAGCCTTGTAGGGCAATGCCTGTTCATGCTGTGATGAACATATGTGACGTCATTTACATCCACATTAGAGAAGCGTGAAACTCCTTTTATATCATGTTGCTCCTCTTTGTCTGATTATTACCTTGGACCACATTTGGGTTTGAATTGAAGCTGAAACCATGTGCCCTTTGTCACCAGGGGTTCATGAGTACAGTTTCCTTATTAGGACAATACTGTTGCTAGAGCATCCTCCTATGCTCAATGTATGGACGCTCAATAACACTGTGTGACCAGCATTTCTAACGGCCCAGGTGGCCTTTGCCTTTCCAGACTGGTGGTTCGGGAGAGACACCCGTTCTTTGGGTTCGGGAGAGACACCCGTTCTTTGGGTTCGGGAGACACCCCCGTTCTTTGGGTTCGGGAGACACCCCCGTTCTTTGGGTTCGGGAGACACCCCCGTTCTTTGGGTTCGGGAGACACCCCCGTTCTTTGGGTTCGGGAGACACCCCCGTTCTTTGGGTTCGGGAGACACCCCCGTTCTTTGGGTTCAGGAGACACCCGTTCTGTGGAGAACTCACTACTCTtgcacagcaacaacaaacagaagcctccacaatatatttatttaaagaaaaaaggtaaCAAGTTCAGAACCAACAGAAATGAAAGTCTTGAAGTCAGTACAGCTTATTAagttttccatttccattcaGTTTGCCGAAAACGTTCTTTTGCAAACTGACATATTTAACCTAGCAAGACTGATCTAGCTGCACAGTTTCTATACAGGCTTAGATTAAAAACTAAGGGATCTTAAATTTTAATCTTGTACTGTGTGACTTGACTGTGACTCTACTGTGTAGATTTCACACCTCCACTGTTGCACAAGCACTTCTTATCGCTAAACATGCCAGCTCAACAGCATAACTAAACTAGTCATCCCCCAGAGATCTTCCAGTAATACCCACATGTGGGGAGACCAACTGACCTGTATCTCCTCATAAGCCTCGTCGATGGTGGTCACCTGGTGCTGCTCGTGCAAAGCCGGCTCGTCACAGAAGAAGCACACCAGGCTCTTGTCGCTGAGGCAAAACAGCTTGACCTTCTCGTGGTCTTTGCAGGGGTAGGAGCTCCTCTGAGCATTAAGGATGGCATCAAGCGGGAAGGCAGAGTATCGCTCCACGATGTTGGAGAGCTTGAGGCTGGGTGAGAGGAGCGGGTCTGTGAAGGTGCGCCTGCACTCGGGACAGTCGCGCGTCCCGTGGTGCTCCTGCCGGCTCCAGTGCTCTGTGATGCACTTGCGACAGAAGTAGTGCTCACAGCCGAAACTGACCGGATCTTGGTAGATGCTCAGGCAGATGGAACATAACAGCTCATCCTTCAGACAACAAGCCATCTGCATGTACCGAGTGGAAGGGGGCTGGACCTTAATGTTGAACGATAGACACAGTCTGTCTGCCTACGTGACTGAGGCAACGTTCAGCTAAAATGGCCTTAACAGAGAAACTGATGGACTCTACAAAACAACAAGTGCTTCTTCAATCTGGTTACTGAGCGTCTTTAGGGCTCCTCCGTCTGTTCTTCCAGATGTTCTGTTAAAAAAGGGCAGAACAAAACAAGTTTTTGACTTTTACAACAGGCAGACAAAACTAGAACGTAAATTAATCCTAAATTAAGAGTTTTAACTCTATTATTTTATGAGTGATCAGGACGTTTAATACTGCTACAGCTCCTTCTCATGTTTTTTAACTGTAAAGCATAGCTACATATAAGGCTATAGACTTTAGTGCACTTAACCCTGTGGTAAGAAACGACAAAGGCAAACTGGGGAAACAGTGCCAAGGGTAGTGAATCAGACGATATCCATGTACAATAGACGAAATCTTTCCACGACTGTATCGCTTTCGTTTTTGCTGCAAGCTAAGGAACAATTGAGCGACAATCTGAAATCGCCTAATGTTAGGTCAGCTGAAAGCGGACTGATAACTTTGCAATAACCGCCGCTGAAAGGCACTCggcaaaataataaaaatgttataagtACACAGTAATCACTGAGACGGCTACAGAGCAAACGCTAGCTAATCGACAGGACCATCCAGACTCTCCCCAGCTCGTCTTTAGCTGTCTTCAACATTACAATGGCTGTCCGCAACTGATGGCTAACTGTGCAAAAGTTGGCACAAGCATATATCTCTGTGTTAAACACCAGTTTCATTTTCTGCACATTTGGTTTCCTAATGATAAACCGCTTGCTAACTAATGAGCTAGTGGAGTTGCTAATGTGTAAAcacagatcatagcactgccgtTAGCCGTTAGCTCGCTGAAGTAACCTACCAAGCTAGGTGGCTAAATGCCCAACATGACCGCTTACTCTGAGGCTCCTGGAGCGGTAAAGACGcgctcctctgtgtgtttatatctgagGCTCCGTCCCCGGTTTGTTCGTGTGTTTATATCCGACGATCCGTCCCCGGTTTGCTCGTGTCTCATCGCCTCAGTCGCGCGACGTTTAACGGACGCCTGCCTGTCCTCTCGCGCGCACCTCCTAGAAGCTCCGAGCGCTCGCGACTGTCCAGGAAGAAGCAGCGCACAGCAACGGAGCAAACCAACTCACCAAGGGCGAGGCCACGGGAGTGAAACAGGCAACGGCGTTTCTGTTAACACTGCATCCAGCGAACATAAAATGACACGGCGATGTATAAAACTAGTTAACAATTAATCTTTTATTCATTGGTTTATGCATTAGATTTAACAATAACGAGTTTATCGCAGCGAAACAAATCCCCTCTGGCGCATTAATGGTATAGCTCATGCTTCCTCGTTTTTGGCGTAAATTATGCAGCTACACTCCTacggtgcatgtgtgtgtatctctctctctctctctctctctctctctctctctctctctctctctctctctctctctctctctctctctctctctctctctctctctctatatatatatatatatatatatatatatatatatagatagatagatagatagatagatagatagatagatagatagatatacacacacacatatatatatatatacagatagatagatagatagatagatagatagatagatagatagatagatagatagatatacacacacacacatatacacacacacacacacatatatatatatgtgtgtgtgtgtgtgtgtgtgtgtgtgtgtgtgtgtgtgtgtgtgtgtgtgtgtgtgtgtgagacctatGCCTTGTCCTGTTTTACACCAGAGCTtctgacttttattttattttgactaTCCTTGAAAATATTGCTTATGTTGGGTAGgtccttttattttttgtgtttgttttctttctttcttttttaatataacaAAGTTGTTATTGAATTTCATGTATAAATTATgcaaaccaggaaaaaaaaaactgaaataaataaacacatcacaTTCTTGCCAAAAGGAAGTTTGACATGCGCACACTAAGGGTGTGCCGTTGTTCTTTACGGCTTGTTCCTGGTGTGATCTACCCAACACACTTTCACAAGgatgtgtttcttttgtttgttcccTTCACACGTTCACTATAGAAGTTTGAGACTCTTTCCAGTATCTGCAAGTCTGCCAAGCACAGGTTATTAGACCAGCTGTTAATACTCTGAATGCGAATGTATTCAATTATGGCACTGCTGTTTTGTAACCAAGGAGACACTTAGCCATTTCAGAAGTAACacagtaatattttatatttgataatGATAAGCATCTTACCCTCTGTAGTTGGCAAAGCTTATCCATATGAATTCTAGGTTTCCTTCCATCCCAAAGAAATTGTTTGATGAATTATTATACCCAAGTAGAAGGTAGAATACAATTGGTAGCGTTCCTATTAGGTCACTTATCTGTTCAACCATCATCCTTATTGTGTTCACTGTTACCCATAATCCATAATTTATTCAAATTATCCAAATTAACTTCCATCTTATTTAATAGTATTTCCACAGCAGttataaaaacactttttttttatcactacTGCTTATTAATTGAATTGAGACCTTTGCCTCTCATAATTACATTCAGATGGCAGAAGCAAACATCTTATGTATCCATGCTCATagtgtacaaaaacaaaatgatttctGCTTCATAAAACTTGCGTTCATAGGCCACTGGTTTTGGCATCATTCATGAAGCAACTGCTACCACAGTTGTAAGAGCTCTGTGGTGAATGTAATAAGTAATGCTGATCTCCTCCAGAGGGTGTTCCGTCTCTGTAGCCCGAGACCACGGCATCTGGGGCACGTGCTTTCAAGCGCAGTCAAATCATTTAATGTGCAATATAATCATATAGCAGAACACGTAGATACTTTCACTAGAAATAAAGTGGTAATTACAGGTAGTGTTGTGGTCTTCACCTCAGTTGTTTACTCAACTGCTCACTCACCTCGGttactgtttcctgtttttttggtGCCAGATTGCCAGTGCAAGCAAACCCATTTCCTACAAACCAAACGCTGCTTTGCATTTTCTGACTCATACGCTTTCGTTTCCAAGTCCTCATGCAGCTCTTCAGGGAAGGGTCAGCGACTTCCCACTAACGCACAGTCACCCATGTGTCTCTAAACATGGTCACTTTGCAGGCCTTCTGATAACTATAACCGTAACTCACTAACGCACACCCACCTGTCTCTAAACGTGGTCACTTTGCAGGCCTTCTGATCACTATAACCGTAACTCACTAACGCACAGACACCCACGTGTCTCTAAACGTGGTCACTTTGCAGGCCTTCTGATCACTCTAAGCCATATCCTGCAGGGGACCCTTACTCTACATACTGTGATAAACACCTAAACTACAGACCTGCACCCCTTAAAGGGAATCTCTTTAACATCTAGAAACAATGCCGATGAAACCTTTTAACATTAACCCTTTATAAACCATGTAGGAGACAGGACACAAATGAGCAAAAGACAGTTGCGCCCAAAACTTACTCTGCTGCTTCAAAAAGACAGGACgactctttttaaaattatatattttaatcagtGCATATATTCAGACTTAAGATGTACATAATACGAGCATggtattaaaaaagaaatggtttcttaaattttttttttttttttttttacatatatacatttacatttttatatgtgtACGCTCCCATTGCACATTTAGTTTTTAACATTATACAAACCActtaagaaattatttttggcaatattttaaacattatatattacatataacattATGTTTGGAAATTTCGCTGATTCGGGATGGTAGTACATTTCTGCATTCAAAAACATAGGTCAGCATTCGTAACCACCACTGGGGGGCACAGTTGTCCGTCATCGCcgatttctattttttaaagaacaaaactatttctaaaaatgtatgGGTGTGTTTCAAAATCAAACGTATGTGTAAATTGCACTGGGGACTCTCCTTCACAGACTCTAGCCAGAGCGAGCCTACTAGTGACTTGCTTGCACTAATCTGTTGTGCTAAGTATGTCATGGGTTCAGCTCATTTGACTGTGACTGTTTTACACTGAAATGACCACAGGCAGGTGTATCTAACACCTAGCTTTCCTTGGTTACTTCTTTTTAATTAAGCTCATGAATTATTTGATTTAGTTTTGTTGATGTCAAGCACCAACTGTTTTCTGATAAAACTATACAGAACTGTTTATGGATGGTGGCTGTATTCATGCCTGAAGTCTGATTTTAACATTGCATCATATGTCTGGTCTAATGTACTAATGTCTTAAACCAAACACTAGGTGAAAACACTGAAGCAGGTCGCACACATCTGTCAAACCATGACAGCTTAACATAAAACCTTCTGTTTATAGCACAGAAAGTGTGAGATCACTATCAGGCTGCGAGGACAGCAACATGAGTGTTTCTgtgaacacgcacgcacacagacgcacgcacacagacagacgcacgcACCCATGGCAGGATTAAGCATTCACAGCTGCCATGAAACAAAAGAGGTGGTGGTCCTCCCTCTCATGTTCATTCCACGGTTTTCCCGGTCTCTTGTGCCAAACACACAGCGTCTTTGCTTTCCTCTGATTGGCAGGAACTACATAACTCCTCCTCCTGAGAAAGAGGAAGCTCAgaggctgggggcggggctggctGGTCAATGGGGATGGAGCAGGAGTTAGCGCCAGTTTTCAGCTGGCAGTTGAAGGTGGCCGTGATGCTGAGGTTGACACACGGGCTGGGCAGCGTGCCATGCTCAGGGTAGCCACTATCCACGCTCTGCCCTCGGCTCAACTCCGCCTGGCTGTGGCTATCTGACGATGACGTGGACGGCTCGGTCTTACTGTCCACCAGCAGGCACTGGCTCTCGGTGTGACTGTGGTGGATGTCCGAGACCTGCCCCACCCCAGAGGGACAgcgagggagggtgggagaagATACAGAGGAAGAAGCAAACCTTACAATCCAGGCAAGGGCTAGACACGCTAACCCTTAGTTATCCTGAACACAAACGTATAAGTGAAATGTTACTATTACTGCAGGTCATCATATTTCTACACTTTATATACTTACCTGAACTGCATCCTCGACAGCAGGTTTAATTAAATCTTCAgataaggagaaaaaaaaagaatggttAAAAAAAGCCATGATCATATTTATTctttcatcatcacacacacaacacataagGAGACATGATTAACTAAgaagtccaaaaaaaaaaaaaaaaagtaagaaattGAAAGAACTTATTAAAAGCAATCTCTTATCCATCTCATCTGGTGTGAGAAGTCTGTTAGATGAGATGACAACCCTGTACACATTACCTTTCCTGTGATGAATTACGAAAGTCACTGTCAGCAAAACCAATAGTGCAACAGCAGCAACGGCACCCAGACCTGCTGacgagcaaaagagagaaaagatttgggggagcaagaggaagagaaagtgcAGAGCCAAGAGCAACAGGAAAGAACATCCAGTACAAAGAAGGAAAAGCAATCAATCTTCAAACCCATCAGCTCCCTCATAAAACAGACCCCTCTGTACAACTGCCAGGAGCTTGCTTATCTCGTTAGTCTCACACAATGCCAGGAAACACTGATTACTGAGAACATTCACAGCAGATAAGATGTTTACAGTAATCAGCCTCCTTCCCACAAAACTGCGTACATTCTTACCAATCCAGTAAGATTCCGTTTGGTCCGGAAAATCAGTAGGTAGAAATTTGACAATGAAGGAGGAGGTTGGTAAAGCCTGTGTTCTGGGGTTGCGAATGAGGAGCAAGGAGGTTATGGAAGTGTCCACTACCAAAGGTCCAGGTGTTGCAGTCAATGTCACAGGGCGAGGGTCAGATGTATTGGCCCTATCGCATATGGCGTCGTATTCTGAAGTGCCAGGATGTAACACTTTTCTGCCCTGCAAGTCACACCTAAATAATGAAAGACCCCGCTTAAGTACAAAGGTTCAGTTcatatgtgtatttaaaaatacagcgACTGCTGACTGCAGTACTCCAAAACAATTGATATAGCAGGATTACAGTCTTTAAAACTGGATTAAAACCAAACTTAACACTGGATTTCACAGAGGCAAATGATGTAGTCAGTTTCTCCTATGTATAAGTGTGGAGCTTAGGCTGCACGCTTATCTTGGGTACCATGGTGGCTGGTTAGTTAGcacgtttgcctctcagcactaagGTCTCTGGTTCatgtccctatctgggtggagtttccatgttctccctgtatCAATTTCCACCAGGATCTCCAGTTTCTTCCAACATTCCTAATAAATTATCCTGGtctgaatgattgtgtgtgtctgcatgtctatTAGATGTGGGTATATGCCACCCTAGTGTGGGTAGACAACTTTAatagagttgtgtgtgtgaatgattgtgtgtgtgcatgtctaatagtgtgtgtgaatttgtgtgtgcatgtctaatagtgttgtgtgagtgtgactatGTCTAATagagttgtgtatgtgtgaatgattgtgtctgcatgtctattagagttgtgtatgtgtgaatgattgtgtgtctgcatgtctattagagttgtgtgtgtgtttctctgaagCAAAACCCAAACAAGCACAAATGATCACTGACAGCAGAACTGATGCTCACCAGTATggcaaatgaaatgaaaaattaaactaCAAATCACAAACGTTCTTCATATAACCAGACACTCTGAAGGGGGCGCTTTGATTTTaatggtttcattttttttgttctcttatTGATGTCACACAGCTTTTACTGGGCTGTTTAAAAAGGTGTTGCAGAACGCAAAATGCAACAGACATTTACAAGAACCAGGAAGATGTTTATGCTTAGAAAACATCACATTCTTTACTGTATGTGGAGCTGAGATTCTTGGATTGGTTGAAGTGTTCAAGGTTGCGGTTCCTCTGATTCTTTATTGGATACTTGACATATTATGTACTGATTTATGAATGAAGGTTACCCAGCAGAGGCTTCTGAATAGTTTAAGAACATTACAGTAAAGAAATCAGAATATCACCAGACCACTATCTGCATAGTCATCGCTGGTATATGGACTATGTTAGTAGTTCATTGCTGGTATATGAACTATGCTTTACAGCATATTTACACCAAAGTAGTGGCAgcacttgaactggcaaccttctgattactagtcaggtACTTTCACCCGAGTCACCACTGCTAGACATACGGGACACACGCATACTTAGCAGCAGTAGATAAATTACCGTGTATGAGGCTGGCATGGACGGAAGCTGCTGTCTTTAGAGAATGTACCCTCGGGACAAGGGGCACACTTGTTACTTCTGGCTGTTCCTGCAggacatgcgcgcacacacaccacacacacacagttgagcACAAATAACAGTCAACAACCAAGTCTCACAGTAAGCAATTGTTCAgtttttctaaaaaataaaaataaaaaaaaggaaagaaataatgAAGTAAGAAATAAAGATTAACCTGATGGACTGATTCCTTGGCCAGGGGGGCAAACCTTTATACACTTATCACAGGACATCGTGCGTGATGAGTGGACGCACTGCATCCCAgccttacagacacacactgtgtcaCTGACTTTGGTGCACTGCTTGGCAATAACAAGGTTTTTATCTGCCAAAACATTCAAGCAGTCATGCAGCTTTCAGGGATCTGAATGTACATGGTAGATACAATGGACAAGAAAGACTGGACTCCTACTTTGTGAACACTTATTACATCTGAAGCAGTTGGGGTGATAATTAAAATTGTCAGAGTACGTCCCATCCTGGCATGGCTCACAGACTGTATTGACATCTTTGCTGCAGATGGTAGTCACTCTGTTTCCTGTAACgatataatcataaaaaataaataaataaacctgtcgCGCTGTTTCCTGTAACgatataatcataaaaaataaataaataaacctgtcgCGCTGTTTCCTGTAACgatataatcataaaaaataaataaataaacctgtcgCGCTGTTTCCTGTAACgatataatcataaaaaataaataaataaacctgtcgCGCTGTTTCCTGTAACgatataatcataaaaaataaataaataaacctgtcgCGCTGTTTCCTGTAACgatataatcataaaaaataaataaataaacctgtcgCGCTGTTTCCTGTAACgatataatcataaaaaataaataaataaacctgtcgCGCTGTTTCCTGTAACgatataatcataaaaaataaataaataaacctgtcgCTCTGTTTCCTGTAACgatataatcataaaaaataaataaataaacctgtcgCTCTGTTTCCTGTAACgatataatcataaaaaataaataaacctgtcgCTCTGTTTCCTGTAACgatataatcataaaaaataaataaataaacctgtcgCTCTGTTTCCTGTAACgatataatcataaaaaataaataaataaacctgtcgCTCTGTTTCCTGTAACgatataatcataaa
The Electrophorus electricus isolate fEleEle1 chromosome 20, fEleEle1.pri, whole genome shotgun sequence genome window above contains:
- the tnfrsf1b gene encoding tumor necrosis factor receptor superfamily member 1B isoform X3; translation: MILGLQCVVLGVVVHLTRGKLHSLPYASSGSCRNTTTEYVKDNRCCNRCQPGNRVTTICSKDVNTVCEPCQDGTYSDNFNYHPNCFRYKNLVIAKQCTKVSDTVCVCKAGMQCVHSSRTMSCDKCIKVCPPGQGISPSGTARSNKCAPCPEGTFSKDSSFRPCQPHTRCDLQGRKVLHPGTSEYDAICDRANTSDPRPVTLTATPGPLVVDTSITSLLLIRNPRTQALPTSSFIVKFLPTDFPDQTESYWIAGLGAVAAVALLVLLTVTFVIHHRKDLIKPAVEDAVQVSDIHHSHTESQCLLVDSKTEPSTSSSDSHSQAELSRGQSVDSGYPEHGTLPSPCVNLSITATFNCQLKTGANSCSIPIDQPAPPPASELPLSQEEELCSSCQSEESKDAVCLAQETGKTVE
- the tnfrsf1b gene encoding tumor necrosis factor receptor superfamily member 1B isoform X1, which encodes MILGLQCVVLGVVVHLTRGKLHSLPYASSGSCRNTTTEYVKDNRCCNRCQPGNRVTTICSKDVNTVCEPCQDGTYSDNFNYHPNCFRCNKCSQNKNLVIAKQCTKVSDTVCVCKAGMQCVHSSRTMSCDKCIKVCPPGQGISPSGTARSNKCAPCPEGTFSKDSSFRPCQPHTRCDLQGRKVLHPGTSEYDAICDRANTSDPRPVTLTATPGPLVVDTSITSLLLIRNPRTQALPTSSFIVKFLPTDFPDQTESYWIAGLGAVAAVALLVLLTVTFVIHHRKDLIKPAVEDAVQVSDIHHSHTESQCLLVDSKTEPSTSSSDSHSQAELSRGQSVDSGYPEHGTLPSPCVNLSITATFNCQLKTGANSCSIPIDQPAPPPASELPLSQEEELCSSCQSEESKDAVCLAQETGKTVE
- the tnfrsf1b gene encoding tumor necrosis factor receptor superfamily member 1B isoform X2, which translates into the protein MILGLQCVVLGVVVHLTRGKLHSLPYASSGSCRNTTTEYVKDNRCCNRCQPGNRVTTICSKDVNTVCEPCQDGTYSDNFNYHPNCFRCNKCSQNKNLVIAKQCTKVSDTVCVCKAGMQCVHSSRTMSCDKCIKVCPPGQGISPSGTARSNKCAPCPEGTFSKDSSFRPCQPHTRCDLQGRKVLHPGTSEYDAICDRANTSDPRPVTLTATPGPLVVDTSITSLLLIRNPRTQALPTSSFIVKFLPTDFPDQTESYWIGLGAVAAVALLVLLTVTFVIHHRKDLIKPAVEDAVQVSDIHHSHTESQCLLVDSKTEPSTSSSDSHSQAELSRGQSVDSGYPEHGTLPSPCVNLSITATFNCQLKTGANSCSIPIDQPAPPPASELPLSQEEELCSSCQSEESKDAVCLAQETGKTVE